One Lacunisphaera limnophila DNA window includes the following coding sequences:
- a CDS encoding PulJ/GspJ family protein — protein sequence MTFRGHKSSAGTALRLSKGPALLATRYSLPTTSRAFTLVELLIGASLSAAVLAAVLSSYIYLGRSLGRLANQQALETQARRALGTFTQDVQQATALVTQSTTPIFPAAHRLVLTMPTGTGTANTVTYYYNSDLTDSVVVAVNGINVTMPAASLTRCVYNPTSNTLTSTLILLRSLTDGDADEADNDLRFRYYDASGNEYETATLTAGSYLPGIKLVSLEFAARLGVAASNTQTPVQRESSSRVALRNRAFLQ from the coding sequence CTTTTCGTGGCCATAAGTCTTCCGCCGGTACCGCCCTGCGCCTGTCGAAGGGGCCAGCCCTGCTCGCTACCCGCTACTCGCTACCCACTACTTCCCGCGCATTCACGCTGGTCGAACTGCTGATCGGCGCCTCGCTCTCCGCCGCCGTCCTCGCCGCCGTCCTCTCCAGCTACATCTACCTCGGCCGCAGCCTCGGCCGCCTCGCCAACCAGCAGGCGCTCGAAACCCAGGCGCGCCGCGCCCTCGGGACCTTCACCCAGGATGTCCAGCAGGCCACTGCTCTCGTCACGCAGTCGACCACCCCCATCTTCCCCGCCGCCCACCGCCTGGTCCTCACCATGCCAACCGGGACCGGCACGGCGAACACCGTCACGTATTACTACAACAGCGACCTCACCGACAGCGTCGTCGTCGCCGTCAACGGCATCAACGTCACCATGCCCGCCGCCTCGCTCACACGCTGCGTCTACAATCCCACGAGCAACACGCTGACCTCCACCCTCATCCTGCTGCGGAGCCTCACCGACGGCGATGCCGACGAGGCCGATAACGACCTGCGCTTTCGTTACTACGACGCCAGTGGCAATGAATACGAGACCGCCACGCTGACCGCCGGCAGTTACCTCCCCGGCATCAAGCTGGTGTCCCTCGAATTCGCCGCGCGCCTCGGCGTGGCCGCCAGCAACACCCAGACCCCGGTCCAGCGTGAGTCCTCCAGCCGCGTCGCCCTCCGCAACCGGGCCTTCCTGCAATGA
- a CDS encoding DUF7305 domain-containing protein, with the protein MIIRGSNRHLSARGAVLLVTLCFVAVLAIILGSYIAVCNRAMQLSNRSFQSDLSRQLAESGIEEALRAFNKNDWGDWASGGMNIDWTLDTTNKRATATITYPTTKFGQGVTATVKLRVDNYDVNVLPSAWTTTTNYLPGNIVSYTDGIWYRATTTQLNKVPGSASSYWIQESSPASADMTWVAGSTYYNGKMVLRSGALYRCKFAGSHVASLSNAPGNTTYWALVPYFSSASDLQYTNESVLHYLNANWYRYNSGWDGNLPSGSGWTTRWFFSNATTYYLGDVVRSSTTWYRYINASSSAGNAVSNTSYWRTSQSLAATAAADWNWNSAFNYNIGDVVYSSSRWYRCLVANINKSPSTNPTYWSVSPRLTTDWEPYRQYSSNDLVFHNGVWYLSLLNTNINQNPTSATAYWIGANTSNTSYLWNSTTAYSANAYRSYDGVWYKCLVGNTGELPGNTTYWTATWAQSSGISTGAPMLYAEATVNLGDRTTSRIQLRAPVTRASLFPNAIGASSTLTITGGTGTIDSYNSALGTSYASQIGTSTNYSAVVAAGSAEAAGTTTLLTIGNGTTVNGYVSTPSSSTSPFAPRTSLGSSATVKSATSPVSPTVDLTRLSRSPYVPQFSTWPAPDIATAFANSNFPAGIVLPTNPAGTVTIGSAGSVTPSVYYYNGSLDVASSGSYEMATLAINGPVILYLNGNLRLRTGGSVIVRETGSLEVHASGGIRIDEASNGIDNQTLDPQKVFLLSDSSGTTTQYYADTTNPFYGVIYAPNTTATLGVDIRTGVTIYGAISARKITFSSEANLHYDTALRYATFGGVDQPYTVTQWRELPVTERATMP; encoded by the coding sequence ATGATCATCCGTGGTTCCAACCGGCATTTGTCCGCCCGCGGCGCGGTGCTACTTGTCACGCTCTGCTTTGTCGCCGTGCTGGCAATCATCCTCGGCAGCTACATCGCCGTCTGCAACCGCGCCATGCAGCTCAGCAATCGCTCCTTCCAATCCGACCTCAGCCGCCAGCTGGCCGAGTCAGGCATTGAGGAAGCCCTCCGTGCCTTCAACAAGAACGATTGGGGCGACTGGGCCAGCGGTGGCATGAACATCGACTGGACCCTCGACACCACCAACAAACGCGCCACGGCCACCATCACCTATCCCACGACCAAGTTCGGCCAAGGTGTTACGGCCACCGTCAAATTGCGTGTGGATAACTATGATGTGAATGTCCTGCCCTCGGCCTGGACCACGACGACAAACTATCTTCCGGGAAACATCGTTAGCTACACGGACGGTATCTGGTACCGCGCCACTACCACCCAGCTCAACAAGGTCCCCGGCTCTGCGAGCAGTTATTGGATTCAGGAATCCAGCCCGGCTTCGGCTGATATGACCTGGGTTGCCGGTTCAACCTATTACAACGGCAAGATGGTATTGCGAAGTGGCGCCTTATATCGGTGCAAGTTCGCTGGCTCACATGTGGCGAGTTTAAGCAACGCCCCGGGTAATACCACCTACTGGGCACTCGTGCCGTATTTCTCCTCGGCTTCCGACCTCCAGTATACGAACGAATCCGTCCTGCATTATCTAAATGCCAATTGGTATCGCTATAACAGTGGATGGGATGGAAACCTACCGTCTGGATCGGGATGGACCACCCGCTGGTTCTTCTCGAATGCCACGACTTACTATTTGGGCGACGTCGTCCGTAGCAGCACTACCTGGTATCGATACATCAATGCCAGCTCCTCCGCCGGCAACGCCGTCAGCAACACCAGTTACTGGCGCACTTCTCAGTCGTTGGCCGCAACTGCTGCAGCGGATTGGAACTGGAATTCCGCCTTCAACTATAACATAGGTGACGTGGTCTATAGCAGTAGCCGTTGGTATCGTTGCTTGGTGGCGAACATAAACAAGTCCCCTTCGACCAACCCTACCTACTGGTCAGTTTCCCCTCGGCTGACCACCGATTGGGAGCCGTACAGGCAGTATAGCAGCAACGATTTGGTTTTTCACAATGGCGTTTGGTATCTCAGCCTCCTGAACACCAATATCAACCAGAACCCGACCTCTGCCACCGCCTACTGGATAGGGGCCAATACCAGCAACACCAGCTACCTCTGGAACTCAACCACTGCCTACTCTGCCAATGCGTACCGGAGTTACGACGGCGTCTGGTATAAGTGCCTCGTTGGAAACACCGGCGAGTTGCCCGGCAACACGACCTACTGGACGGCCACCTGGGCCCAATCCTCCGGTATCTCGACTGGCGCGCCCATGCTCTATGCCGAGGCCACCGTCAACTTGGGCGACAGAACCACCAGTCGCATCCAGCTTCGCGCCCCGGTCACCCGGGCCAGCCTCTTTCCCAACGCAATCGGCGCGAGCTCGACGCTTACCATCACCGGCGGCACCGGCACGATTGACAGTTACAACAGTGCGCTTGGCACTAGCTATGCCTCCCAAATCGGGACCAGCACAAACTACTCCGCCGTGGTCGCGGCCGGTTCGGCTGAGGCCGCCGGCACCACCACTTTGCTGACCATCGGCAATGGCACGACCGTGAATGGCTACGTCTCCACCCCTTCCTCCTCCACCTCACCCTTCGCCCCGCGCACCTCGTTGGGCAGTAGTGCGACTGTCAAAAGCGCCACCAGTCCTGTGTCACCCACCGTTGATCTTACTCGCCTGAGCCGTAGTCCGTATGTGCCGCAATTTTCCACCTGGCCCGCCCCGGATATCGCCACGGCGTTCGCCAACTCGAACTTCCCAGCGGGCATCGTCTTGCCCACCAATCCCGCTGGCACCGTCACCATTGGTTCGGCCGGATCGGTCACCCCCTCTGTTTATTACTACAACGGCTCGTTGGATGTCGCTAGCTCAGGCTCCTACGAGATGGCCACTCTGGCCATCAATGGCCCGGTGATTTTGTATCTGAACGGCAACCTGCGCCTTCGCACCGGCGGCAGCGTGATCGTCCGTGAAACTGGGTCACTGGAGGTTCATGCCAGTGGCGGCATCCGGATCGATGAGGCGTCCAACGGAATCGATAATCAAACCCTCGATCCCCAAAAGGTTTTTCTCCTCAGTGATTCTTCCGGAACCACGACCCAGTACTATGCGGACACTACGAACCCCTTTTACGGGGTGATCTACGCACCGAACACCACCGCCACACTGGGTGTTGATATTCGCACCGGCGTCACCATCTACGGAGCGATTTCCGCGCGGAAAATCACATTCAGCAGCGAGGCCAATCTACACTATGATACCGCGCTGCGCTACGCGACCTTCGGCGGCGTCGACCAACCTTACACGGTCACCCAGTGGCGCGAGCTCCCCGTCACCGAGCGGGCCACGATGCCCTGA